GCCTGTTTCAGCTATAGGGAAATTCCTGAAGCCATCTTGAATATTTATATCGATAGGGGGACATTACATGTTCAAGATTCTTTCCAAGAGCGCCTTTGCGGCCAACGAATTCGACATCTGGGTCGACGCGCCGCAGATCGCTCGCAACGGACGTGCCGGACAGTTCTGCGTCCTGCGCGTGAACGAGACGGGGGAACGCATTCCTTTGACCGTCGCCGAGTACGACCGCGAGGGCGGCCGCATCCGCATGATCTTCCAGACCGTCGGCAAAACGACCACGGCTCTTGGCAGGCTCAACGAAGGCGACTGCATCCACGACATTCTCGGTCCCCTGGGCACGCCCAGCGAGGTCAAGAAATACGGCACGGTGCTCATGATCGGCGGCGGCGTCGGCATCGCGGCGCTGTTCCCCATCATCAAGGCTCTCAAGGAAGCCGGCAACAAAGTCATCACCATCCTCGGCGGGCGCACCAAGGACCTCGTCATCATGATGGACGAGTGCGCTAAGTACTCCGACGAATTGATCGTCACCACCGACGACGGTTCGTACGGCGTCAAGGGCGTCGTCACCACGGCCATGGACATGCTCGCTCAGCGCGGCGAAAAGATCGACTACTGCTGGGCCATCGGACCTTCCATCATGATGAAGTTCGCCTCGCTGAAGGCGAAGGAACTGCAGATCCCCTGCTGGGTCTCGCTCAATCCCATCATGATCGACGGCACCGGCATGTGCGGCTGTTGCCGCGTCACCGTCAACGACAAGATCCGTTTCGCCTGCGTCGACGGTCCCGAGTTCGACGGCTGGGGCGTGAACTGGAACGAGTTCATGACCCGTCTGCGCCAGTACAAGGATGAAGAGAAGATCTCTCTCGACAAGTACAAAAGCGAGGTTGGTGAATAACATGGCCATTTCTCCGAAAAAGACCCCTATTTCCGAGCAGGATCCCAAGGTCCGCGCCCATAACTTCAAAGAAGTCTGCCTCGGTTACACCCCCGAAGAAGCGATGCAGGAAGCCGCCCGCTGCCTGCACTGCAAAAACGCCCCCTGCATCAAGGGCTGCCCCGTCGCCATCCATATCCCCGATTTCATCGCCGCGATCAAGGACGGCGATTTCGAAAAGTCGTTCGACATCCTCAGCCAGTCCACGGCCCTGCCCGCCGTCTGCGGCCGCGTCTGCCCTCAGGAAAAGCAGTGCGAGGGCGTCTGCACCGTGGGACGCATGAAGGACCGCGCCACGGGTATGAACAACGAGCCCGTCGCCATCGGCAAGCTCGAGCGCTTCGCCGCCGACTGGAAAGCGGCGCAACCTGCCGTCAAGCCCGAACCCGTTCCCTATAACGGCAAGGGCAAAGTGGCCGTCATCGGCTCCGGTCCCTCCAGCCTCACCGTGGCCGGCGATCTGGCCAAGCTGGGCTACAAGGTCACCATTTTCGAAGCCCTGCACCTGCCCGGCGGCGTTTTGATGTACGGCATCCCCGAATTCCGTCTGCCCAAGGCGATCGTGCAGCACGAGATCGACAACATCCGGGCGCTCGGCGTCGACGTCGAAGTCAACGTCGTCGCCAGCCGCACCGTCACCGTCGAAGAGATCCAGAAGAACTTCGACGCCGTCTACATCGCCACCGGCGCCGGCACGCCCAAGTTCGCCGGCACGCCCGGCACCAACCTGAACGGCGTCTTCTCCGCCAGCGAATATCTGACCCGCATCAACCTGATGCACGGTTACGAGTTCCCCGCCTACGACACGCCGGCCAAGAAGTCCAAGCACGTGGCCGTCATCGGCGGCGGCAACGTCGCCATGGACGCCGCCCGCTCGGCCCTGCGCCTTGGCGCCGAGAGCGTGACGGTGCTCTACCGCCGCTCCGTGGACGAGCTGCCCGCCCGTATCGAAGAGTATCATCACGCCGTCGAAGAGGGCGTCAAGTTCGAGTTCCTCACCGCTCCGACAGAGTACATCGCCTACAGCGGCGACGACAAGAACGAAATGGGCAAGCTGGTCGGCGTCAAGTGCCAGCGCATGGAGCTGGGCGAACCCGACGCTTCCGGCCGCAGAAGCCCCAAGCCGATCGAAGGCAGCGAGTTCACGCTCGAAATCGACACCGTCATCGAAGCCATCGGACAGAGTTCCAACAAAGTCCTGCTGAACGCCTGGCCCGAGCTGAAGACCAACAAGCGCGGCTATATCGAGGCCGACGAGGCTACCGGCGGCGCCACCTCCATCGAAGGCGTCTACGCCGGCGGCGACATCGTCACCGGCGCGGCCACCGTCATCCTCGCCATGGGCGCCGGCAAGACGGCCGCCCAGGCGATCGACGAATATCTGACCGCCAAAGCCGCCAAGTAGTTCTTTTCCGTTCGTTGCAGCGAGAGCGCTTTTCGCGCCCTCGCTGTTTTTCTGTAAAACGAAAACCACCGGCAGTGCCGGTGGTTCCAAAAGGCTTTAGCTATGGAGAAAAAGGACTCCTCCTTTGGTAAAGTAAGAACGGTCTGTCAGCCGCCAAGCCAAACCAAAGGAGGATCAAGTCCTGATGAAACTTGACATAAGTAGTTTAGCACACACGAAGTGGGAGTGTAAGTATCACGTGGTATTTGCGCCGAAGTATCGCCGCCAGATCATCTACGGGAAGATCAAACAAGACATTGGCTTGATGCTGAGAAAACTGTGCGCGTACAAAGGAATCGAAATATTGAAGGCGGAAGCATGTAAAGATCACGTCCACATGTTGCTGAGTATACCGCCCAAATACAGCATATCACAGGTGATGGGTTACTTGAAAGGTAAAAGCAGCCTGATGATTTATGAGAAGTACGCGAATCTGAAGTACAAATATGGCAATCGACATTTCTGGTGCCGCGGTTATTACGTAAGCACGGTAGGACGCAACAAGAATGCAATAGAGACCTCCATCAGGAATCAATTACAGGAAGATCATGCCGAGGAACAGTTGACGATCAAAGAGTACGTTGACCCGTTTACGGGTAAGCCGGCACAGGAAGGCAAGTAGAGAGCCCCTTTAGGGGCAGCCTGTGAGAGTTGTGCGGCTGACAGACTTTTCGATGAGCCTATAGGCTCGGCTGGGAAGATGCCCCAAGGGGGCTTGTGCAAACCACCGGCACGGCCGGTGGTTATGATTCTGCAAAGGAGGCAACTCGAATGAGCTGCTGCGGCAAAACCGGCTACAACGCCAACGGCGATCTGAAAGACTGGAAGGTCTTCCGTCAGAAGACGCTCGAACTGGCGCTGACGAAAAACGATCCCGACTTTACGGAATACGTCGGCGGCGTCAGCGACAAAGCCTGGGCGCACATCCTCGAAGAAAACTTCTTCACCCCCGAAAAGGCGATGGAACGCCTGTGGGGATTTTACCGCACCGATATTCTGCCCTACCGACACGAGGAACAATAGCAAGAGCGGAACTTTCACCGGATCAAGCGAAAGTCCCGCTCTTGCTATCGATCCTTGCGGACATTGATTTGTTTCATCGTTCATTTCCAATCATTCTTAATATTATTTTTCAATTAAAAGGATGAACGCAAGGGCGCTGCGAGGGAGTTCAGTCGTTCAGGACTCCCTCGACCGTTGCGCGGTCTGCGCAGCCCGCTTTGTGGATCTCCCTCGCAGCGCCCTGCAAACTCTGTTAATGCTTTTTATCAAGAAATAGTATGAGGCCCTTGGCGTTCATTTTCGGTTTCGTTCTTACGCATGACCAATGCAGCAAAATCCTTCATAAAGTACCCCGGTCCCCTGTATTCCGGGTCAACTTTCTTAAAGAAGCAGGTCGGGATCTCGCCCAGCGCAAGATTTTTGGCGATACACGGATTGCACCCTCTATTATGGTTACTCGGATGGTTCGGACATTTTACGTCCGTACACGTACAAAAAAGAACCCGATTTTGCGTTTTCTCGTTCCCGTGAATCATATACTCATCTCCATTGCGTTCAGGACGTGCGGCCAGTCAAAACCATTTTGCTTCTTCGTCGGCAAAGACCGGTCTTTCTCCGTTTCGATAAGGATCGTAACGGTTTTTGTTGCAGCCGAACTCCTTCAAAAAAGCGATTTTGTTCCCCGGCGACCACTCGATGAGAGACATTCCCTCAAATTCTTCGGACTTGCCGCCGGCCATTTC
This sequence is a window from Pyramidobacter sp. YE332. Protein-coding genes within it:
- a CDS encoding sulfide/dihydroorotate dehydrogenase-like FAD/NAD-binding protein, which encodes MFKILSKSAFAANEFDIWVDAPQIARNGRAGQFCVLRVNETGERIPLTVAEYDREGGRIRMIFQTVGKTTTALGRLNEGDCIHDILGPLGTPSEVKKYGTVLMIGGGVGIAALFPIIKALKEAGNKVITILGGRTKDLVIMMDECAKYSDELIVTTDDGSYGVKGVVTTAMDMLAQRGEKIDYCWAIGPSIMMKFASLKAKELQIPCWVSLNPIMIDGTGMCGCCRVTVNDKIRFACVDGPEFDGWGVNWNEFMTRLRQYKDEEKISLDKYKSEVGE
- the gltA gene encoding NADPH-dependent glutamate synthase, with the translated sequence MAISPKKTPISEQDPKVRAHNFKEVCLGYTPEEAMQEAARCLHCKNAPCIKGCPVAIHIPDFIAAIKDGDFEKSFDILSQSTALPAVCGRVCPQEKQCEGVCTVGRMKDRATGMNNEPVAIGKLERFAADWKAAQPAVKPEPVPYNGKGKVAVIGSGPSSLTVAGDLAKLGYKVTIFEALHLPGGVLMYGIPEFRLPKAIVQHEIDNIRALGVDVEVNVVASRTVTVEEIQKNFDAVYIATGAGTPKFAGTPGTNLNGVFSASEYLTRINLMHGYEFPAYDTPAKKSKHVAVIGGGNVAMDAARSALRLGAESVTVLYRRSVDELPARIEEYHHAVEEGVKFEFLTAPTEYIAYSGDDKNEMGKLVGVKCQRMELGEPDASGRRSPKPIEGSEFTLEIDTVIEAIGQSSNKVLLNAWPELKTNKRGYIEADEATGGATSIEGVYAGGDIVTGAATVILAMGAGKTAAQAIDEYLTAKAAK
- the tnpA gene encoding IS200/IS605 family transposase is translated as MKLDISSLAHTKWECKYHVVFAPKYRRQIIYGKIKQDIGLMLRKLCAYKGIEILKAEACKDHVHMLLSIPPKYSISQVMGYLKGKSSLMIYEKYANLKYKYGNRHFWCRGYYVSTVGRNKNAIETSIRNQLQEDHAEEQLTIKEYVDPFTGKPAQEGK
- a CDS encoding DUF255 domain-containing protein; its protein translation is MSCCGKTGYNANGDLKDWKVFRQKTLELALTKNDPDFTEYVGGVSDKAWAHILEENFFTPEKAMERLWGFYRTDILPYRHEEQ
- a CDS encoding DUF6485 family protein translates to MIHGNEKTQNRVLFCTCTDVKCPNHPSNHNRGCNPCIAKNLALGEIPTCFFKKVDPEYRGPGYFMKDFAALVMRKNETENERQGPHTIS